In one Bombyx mori chromosome 4, ASM3026992v2 genomic region, the following are encoded:
- the LOC105842836 gene encoding uncharacterized protein LOC105842836, translated as MKECNNIVGNNTKVTMETNSCLLKVVGNNCVIYVRTNYGDIEVVGNNCRVEVTNNYGFINLMGGNGFVNINKRWKGDSVQLLGTNCRLIVAGKLMSVPSYEAQLSPSSTDLDDVIEPIFPFVMR; from the coding sequence ATGAAGGAGTGCAATAATATTGTTGGTAACAATACTAAAGTGACAATGGAGACGAACTCGTGTCTTCTCAAAGTAGTCGGAAACAACTGCGTGATTTATGTTCGTACTAATTACGGCGACATCGAGGTGGTTGGCAACAATTGTCGGGTGGAGGTGACGAATAACTACGGTTTCATCAACCTTATGGGTGGAAACGGCTTTGTGAACATCAACAAACGTTGGAAGGGCGACAGCGTTCAGCTCCTCGGGACGAATTGTAGGCTGATCGTTGCGGGGAAGCTGATGTCAGTCCCGTCCTACGAGGCCCAACTGTCGCCATCCAGCACGGACCTGGACGACGTTATTGAACCGATTTTCCCATTCGTGATGCGGTGA
- the LOC119628451 gene encoding uncharacterized protein LOC119628451, which yields MKECNNIVGNNTKVTMETNSCLLKVVGNNCVIYVRTNYGDIEVVGNNCRVEVTNNYGFINLMGGNGFVNINKRWKGDSVQLLGTNCRLIVAGKLMSVPTYEAQLSPSSTDLDDVIEPIFPFVMR from the coding sequence ATGAAGGAGTGCAATAATATTGTTGGTAACAATACTAAAGTGACAATGGAGACGAACTCGTGTCTTCTCAAAGTAGTCGGAAACAACTGCGTGATTTATGTTCGTACTAATTACGGCGACATCGAGGTGGTTGGCAACAATTGTCGGGTGGAGGTGACGAATAACTACGGTTTCATCAACCTTATGGGTGGAAACGGCTTTGTGAACATCAACAAACGTTGGAAGGGCGACAGCGTTCAGCTCCTCGGGACGAATTGTAGGCTGATCGTTGCGGGGAAGCTGATGTCAGTCCCGACCTACGAAGCCCAGCTGTCGCCATCCAGCACAGACCTGGACGACGTTATTGAACCGATTTTCCCATTCGTGATGCGGTGA